A DNA window from Anaerocolumna sp. AGMB13020 contains the following coding sequences:
- a CDS encoding helix-turn-helix domain-containing protein, translated as MFDARLKELREHRGLTQKDLAQRLNLTQSTIAYYENGKKLPTVETLLSLAKFFNVSTDFLLGRSNSQNQNENTMQCNANTVPNYQTLPLTTEHKKLIRYYDRLNQENKEFMIGKMIEIYRNQLPDDEIARELERYRLELLSKKSLNHL; from the coding sequence TTGTTTGATGCAAGATTAAAAGAATTGAGAGAACACAGAGGATTAACCCAGAAGGATCTGGCGCAAAGATTAAATCTGACCCAAAGCACCATTGCATACTATGAAAACGGCAAAAAGCTCCCAACCGTAGAAACCTTATTGTCATTGGCTAAGTTTTTCAATGTCTCCACCGATTTTCTTTTAGGCAGAAGCAATTCTCAAAACCAAAATGAAAATACGATGCAATGCAATGCCAATACAGTACCTAATTATCAGACCCTACCGTTGACAACTGAGCACAAGAAACTCATACGTTATTATGACAGGCTTAATCAGGAAAATAAAGAATTTATGATAGGAAAGATGATCGAAATATACAGGAATCAGTTACCGGACGATGAAATCGCACGGGAACTCGAACGTTACCGTCTTGAACTGCTTAGTAAAAAAAGCTTGAATCATCTGTAA
- the hisA gene encoding phosphoribosylformimino-5-aminoimidazole carboxamide ribotide isomerase: protein MNFRPCIDIHNGKIKQIVGGSLTDENRKAAENFVSEKGGEYYAGLYKKDGLRGGHIIMLNPAGTEEYEQDRLQAERALKEYPRGLQIGGGITDKNACQFLEAGASHVIVTSFVFQAGLIHYDNLTRITAKTGRDRLVLDLSCRKKGKDYYIVTDRWQKFTEEKLSVGLLMKLSDYCSEFLIHAVDVEGKSAGIDKDLIELLKEWQGCPVTYAGGVGSFKDLELINEISSGMLDVTIGSSLDLFGGPMKYKEVVEWFENTQNKVKKI, encoded by the coding sequence ATGAATTTCAGACCATGCATCGACATACACAACGGTAAAATCAAACAGATTGTAGGCGGCAGCCTTACAGATGAAAACAGAAAAGCAGCAGAGAATTTTGTGTCTGAAAAAGGCGGTGAATACTATGCCGGCCTTTATAAAAAGGATGGTCTTAGAGGCGGACATATCATTATGCTTAATCCAGCCGGAACGGAAGAATATGAACAGGACAGGCTCCAGGCGGAAAGAGCCTTAAAGGAATATCCGAGAGGACTACAGATTGGAGGCGGTATAACAGATAAGAATGCCTGTCAGTTTCTTGAAGCTGGAGCTTCTCATGTAATTGTTACTTCCTTTGTATTTCAAGCTGGTCTTATTCATTATGATAATCTTACCAGGATAACAGCCAAAACAGGGAGAGACAGATTGGTTCTGGATTTAAGCTGCCGAAAAAAAGGGAAAGACTACTATATAGTAACCGATCGCTGGCAGAAATTTACTGAGGAAAAGCTCTCTGTGGGACTTCTTATGAAACTATCCGATTATTGCAGTGAATTTCTTATACATGCAGTTGATGTCGAGGGGAAATCAGCCGGTATCGACAAAGACCTGATAGAGCTGCTGAAAGAGTGGCAGGGATGTCCGGTAACCTATGCCGGGGGCGTTGGAAGTTTTAAAGATCTGGAGTTAATAAATGAAATAAGCAGCGGTATGCTCGATGTGACCATAGGAAGTTCCCTTGATTTATTTGGCGGGCCAATGAAATACAAGGAAGTTGTGGAGTGGTTTGAGAATACTCAGAATAAAGTTAAGAAAATATAA
- a CDS encoding PLDc N-terminal domain-containing protein, with protein sequence MNGLEQIKEFLPFIIPILIVQFGLMIAALVHILRHKNYRIGNRVVWIIITVVVNTIGPILYFTIGKGED encoded by the coding sequence ATGAATGGACTGGAACAAATAAAAGAATTTCTTCCTTTTATCATACCGATTCTAATCGTACAATTTGGATTAATGATAGCTGCACTGGTTCATATTCTCCGTCATAAGAATTATCGAATCGGAAACCGTGTGGTATGGATAATAATAACCGTTGTAGTAAATACCATCGGACCGATTCTTTATTTCACCATAGGAAAGGGTGAGGATTAA
- a CDS encoding ABC transporter permease, with the protein MNEIKALSKNEATKADESYNPGVLGIRGYFAFTKKELLEQIRTYKLLIFLAAFLVFGLMSPLLAKLMPDILSSMDMGGIQLELPNPTVMDAYAQFFKNLTQMGILVLLLVFGGSLSGEFIKGTLLQILAKGLSRTTVILAKFTAAVLIWTGGFLLSVVINYIYTLYLFGEEHLPNLFLSLFCLWLFGIFLISLIFLSSTIAPGAFGGLILSVIALAAMLMGNISDKVEKYNPVTLVSVNTALLNGTRNAETVYLTIIITAVLTIVALLLSVLLFKKKRM; encoded by the coding sequence ATGAATGAAATAAAAGCGCTATCCAAAAACGAAGCTACGAAGGCTGATGAAAGCTACAACCCTGGTGTTTTGGGTATAAGAGGATACTTTGCCTTTACCAAAAAGGAGCTGTTAGAGCAAATACGTACTTATAAGCTGCTAATATTCCTTGCAGCATTTTTGGTGTTCGGATTAATGAGTCCGCTGCTTGCTAAATTAATGCCGGATATACTCTCATCAATGGACATGGGAGGAATACAGCTGGAGCTACCAAATCCAACGGTAATGGATGCCTACGCCCAATTTTTTAAGAATCTTACACAAATGGGGATTTTGGTATTATTGCTGGTCTTTGGCGGAAGCTTATCCGGTGAATTTATAAAAGGAACCTTGCTACAGATTCTTGCCAAGGGATTGTCCAGAACAACTGTAATACTGGCAAAATTTACAGCAGCCGTTTTAATATGGACAGGAGGATTTCTGCTGTCTGTAGTAATAAACTATATCTATACGTTATATCTTTTTGGCGAGGAACACTTGCCGAATTTATTTCTTTCCCTGTTCTGTTTATGGCTATTTGGTATATTCCTGATTTCATTGATATTTTTATCCAGTACCATAGCACCGGGGGCTTTCGGGGGTTTGATTCTTTCCGTAATTGCATTGGCAGCAATGTTAATGGGAAATATATCTGACAAGGTTGAAAAATATAATCCTGTAACCCTGGTTTCTGTAAATACAGCATTGCTAAACGGAACAAGAAATGCTGAGACAGTTTATCTGACAATTATCATAACCGCTGTCCTGACGATTGTTGCACTGCTCCTGTCAGTCTTGCTGTTTAAGAAAAAAAGGATGTAG
- a CDS encoding ABC transporter ATP-binding protein: MAVLKLNNVYKQFGDTRVINALTFEVPEHSVFGFIGKNGAGKTTTMKMILGFYKPDAGDILVCGEKVSYGNTKTNRYIGYLPDVPEFYGYMTPREYLKLCGEVTGLKRDTLRVRSDELLELVGLQNVNKRIHNFSRGMKQRLGIAQALLNEPKLLICDEPTSALDPVGRMEILSILALAKERTTILFSTHILSDVERICDNIGILNDGSLVLEGSTAEIRNSYRTDTVRLEIGQQSSAAKTAEVLRSISGITNIRQDNQIIEVDVSDTEEAGTRILSFLLKEKIQIIRYEITEPSLENIFMKVIV, encoded by the coding sequence ATGGCAGTGCTTAAGCTGAACAACGTTTACAAGCAATTTGGTGATACCAGAGTAATAAATGCTCTGACTTTTGAAGTTCCGGAGCATTCTGTATTTGGTTTTATAGGAAAGAATGGTGCCGGTAAAACAACTACTATGAAAATGATACTTGGTTTTTACAAGCCCGATGCAGGGGATATTCTGGTGTGCGGCGAGAAAGTAAGCTATGGTAATACGAAAACCAACCGTTATATCGGATATCTGCCGGATGTACCGGAATTTTACGGATATATGACGCCCAGAGAATATCTGAAACTCTGCGGTGAAGTTACAGGACTGAAAAGAGATACCCTGCGGGTAAGGTCCGATGAACTGCTGGAGCTGGTGGGGTTGCAGAATGTAAATAAAAGGATTCATAATTTCTCAAGAGGCATGAAGCAAAGACTTGGAATAGCACAGGCTCTTTTGAATGAACCCAAACTTTTGATATGTGATGAACCTACCTCTGCATTAGACCCCGTTGGCAGAATGGAGATACTCAGTATTCTGGCACTTGCCAAGGAGAGAACCACAATACTATTTTCCACTCACATATTATCAGATGTTGAGCGTATATGTGACAATATCGGGATTCTAAATGACGGATCTCTTGTATTAGAAGGAAGCACAGCAGAAATCAGAAACAGTTACCGAACGGATACGGTTCGTCTTGAGATAGGACAGCAGTCTTCGGCGGCTAAGACAGCTGAAGTATTAAGAAGCATATCCGGTATAACGAATATCCGACAGGATAATCAGATAATTGAAGTGGATGTTTCTGATACCGAAGAAGCAGGAACCAGAATATTAAGCTTTTTATTAAAAGAAAAAATTCAGATAATCCGTTATGAAATCACAGAACCTTCGCTGGAAAATATTTTTATGAAAGTAATTGTTTAA
- the purF gene encoding amidophosphoribosyltransferase, with product MDKSAQFDTWDSDELHEECGVFGIYDFDGNDIASTIYYGLFALQHRGQESCGIAVSDTNGPKGSVKSYKGLGLVNEVFTPESLEGLQGNIGVGHVRYSTAGASNRENTQPLVLNYVKGTLALAHNGNLVNAMELKDKLSYTGAIFQTTIDSEVIAYLIARERLQTRSVEEAVKNAMIKLKGAYSLVIMSPRKLIGARDPFGFHPLCIGKRGNSYILASESTALDTIGADFVRDVEPGEVVMINKDGIHSDMSLAQPTKAKCIFEYIYFARPDSYIDNISVYNSRIMAGRILAQTHPVEADIVVGVPDSGNAAAYGYSLESGIQLATAFVKNSYVGRTFIKPKQSMRESSVRVKLNVIKDVVKGKRVIMIDDSIVRGTTSERIVRMLKNAGASEVHVRISSPPFLYPCYFGVDVPSDDQLIAHNNTVENICDMIGADSLGYLGVDRLSELIEGDKGYCDACFTGNYPIEPPTEDIRGEYDR from the coding sequence ATGGATAAGAGCGCGCAATTTGACACCTGGGATTCAGATGAGTTACATGAAGAATGCGGAGTTTTTGGTATCTATGATTTTGACGGTAATGATATTGCTTCAACCATTTATTACGGACTATTTGCTTTACAGCACAGAGGACAGGAAAGCTGCGGTATTGCAGTTAGTGACACCAATGGTCCCAAAGGCAGTGTAAAGTCTTATAAAGGTTTGGGACTGGTAAATGAGGTGTTTACACCGGAAAGCCTGGAGGGGCTGCAGGGGAATATCGGTGTGGGCCATGTACGTTATTCTACCGCAGGAGCCAGCAACAGAGAGAATACTCAGCCCCTGGTTCTTAATTATGTCAAAGGAACTTTAGCACTTGCACATAATGGTAACCTGGTCAATGCCATGGAATTAAAAGATAAGCTGTCCTATACGGGAGCAATCTTTCAGACCACAATAGATTCAGAAGTTATAGCCTATCTCATAGCACGGGAGAGATTACAGACCCGCAGTGTAGAAGAGGCTGTAAAGAACGCCATGATAAAATTAAAGGGAGCATATTCCCTGGTTATCATGAGCCCGAGAAAACTAATCGGTGCAAGAGATCCTTTTGGTTTCCACCCCCTTTGTATCGGTAAACGAGGAAATTCCTACATTCTGGCGTCAGAAAGTACGGCCCTTGACACCATCGGTGCAGATTTTGTAAGGGACGTGGAGCCCGGTGAAGTCGTTATGATTAACAAAGACGGGATTCATTCTGATATGTCACTGGCACAGCCTACGAAAGCAAAATGTATCTTTGAATATATTTATTTTGCAAGGCCGGACAGTTATATTGACAATATCAGTGTATACAATTCCAGAATTATGGCGGGAAGAATACTGGCACAGACCCATCCTGTGGAAGCAGATATCGTTGTAGGAGTGCCGGATTCCGGCAATGCTGCTGCTTACGGTTATTCCCTGGAGTCGGGAATACAGCTGGCAACGGCCTTTGTAAAAAACAGCTATGTGGGAAGAACCTTTATCAAACCCAAACAGTCCATGAGAGAATCCAGTGTTCGTGTTAAGCTTAATGTCATAAAAGATGTAGTGAAAGGAAAACGTGTCATTATGATAGATGATTCTATTGTAAGAGGCACCACCAGTGAACGTATTGTAAGAATGCTAAAGAATGCAGGAGCCAGTGAGGTTCATGTAAGAATCAGTTCACCGCCTTTTCTCTATCCCTGTTATTTTGGAGTGGATGTACCCTCTGATGACCAGCTGATTGCCCACAACAACACCGTTGAAAATATATGTGATATGATTGGTGCAGACTCTCTTGGGTATCTGGGTGTGGATAGACTCAGCGAGCTGATAGAAG
- a CDS encoding helix-turn-helix domain-containing protein encodes MDIINIGRIISEKRKAKGITQEELANYLGISKPAVSKWESGQSYPDILFLPVLASYFNSSVDELIGYEPMMSKEEVRKLYRRLAEDFSKKSFEEVYEECEGYLKKYFSCWYLQYRIGLLYLNHCALAGTPEKTQEILDRAVDIFLVVERSCEEVSLAKQAMQMKAYCYICQQKPAEAIEVLESLNESIIQTESLLVKAYQLKGDRDKAMEYLQGSAVNCLNILLGCSTDFFQLYADDPERMDKYYEIFIKLADIFEVEQMSPGGLYSIYLTAAAIYVLQDRKEKALEVLEKYADLAKRNAVKEFEIHGNQIFDRLESYLKTIDIETVAPRSSEVIWRDIKNILSENPAFKPLEGEPRFQMIVRSLKEVWKQK; translated from the coding sequence ATGGATATCATAAATATCGGAAGAATTATTTCAGAAAAACGAAAAGCCAAAGGTATCACACAGGAGGAGTTAGCGAATTATTTAGGGATATCTAAACCTGCCGTATCAAAGTGGGAATCAGGGCAGAGTTATCCGGATATCTTATTTCTTCCAGTACTTGCCTCTTATTTTAATAGTTCTGTTGATGAGCTGATAGGTTATGAACCAATGATGAGCAAGGAGGAGGTGCGAAAGCTTTACCGCCGGTTGGCAGAAGATTTTTCAAAGAAGTCATTTGAGGAAGTTTATGAAGAATGTGAAGGATATCTTAAGAAGTATTTTTCCTGCTGGTATCTTCAATACCGCATTGGACTTCTGTATCTGAATCACTGTGCACTCGCCGGTACCCCGGAGAAGACCCAGGAAATCCTTGATCGGGCAGTGGATATTTTTCTGGTGGTAGAACGTTCCTGTGAAGAAGTAAGTTTGGCCAAACAGGCCATGCAGATGAAAGCTTATTGCTATATCTGTCAGCAGAAGCCAGCAGAGGCAATTGAGGTGTTAGAGAGCTTAAATGAATCTATTATTCAAACAGAATCCCTCCTTGTAAAGGCGTACCAGTTAAAAGGGGATAGGGATAAAGCCATGGAATACCTGCAAGGCAGTGCTGTTAACTGTCTGAATATTCTACTTGGCTGTTCGACTGATTTCTTTCAGCTCTACGCCGATGACCCCGAGCGAATGGATAAATATTATGAGATATTTATTAAGCTTGCAGATATTTTTGAAGTGGAACAGATGTCTCCGGGAGGTTTGTATTCCATCTATCTGACTGCAGCAGCTATCTATGTCTTACAGGACAGGAAGGAAAAAGCCCTGGAAGTACTAGAGAAATATGCTGATTTGGCGAAAAGAAATGCAGTTAAAGAATTTGAGATACATGGTAACCAAATATTTGATAGGCTTGAAAGCTATCTAAAAACCATTGATATAGAAACGGTAGCACCCAGAAGTTCAGAGGTGATATGGAGGGATATTAAGAATATTCTTTCTGAGAATCCGGCTTTTAAACCCTTGGAAGGGGAACCTCGTTTTCAAATGATCGTAAGAAGTCTGAAGGAAGTGTGGAAACAGAAATGA
- a CDS encoding class I SAM-dependent DNA methyltransferase, translating to MEAYTGFAQVYDIFMDNVPYEEWADNIRNMLIKYGVKDGLVLDLGCGTGNITRRLADYGYDMIGIDISEEMLGIAIENKYEEVGEVLPGSKREDILYLNQDMRSFELYGTIGAVICSCDSMNYILKEDDLKQIFRLVNNYLDPGGIFLFDMNTEYKYKNVLGDSVIAENREDCSFIWENYYNETDNLNEYQVTIFIKSESDENENARRKAEGNLYEKFSETHYQKAYSIERIKELLIEAGMEFIGVYDGYSEAAPAENTERVCFLAREKYQQGKEYKAD from the coding sequence ATGGAAGCTTATACGGGGTTTGCCCAGGTTTATGATATCTTTATGGATAATGTGCCTTACGAAGAATGGGCCGATAATATAAGAAACATGCTGATCAAATACGGGGTGAAGGATGGTTTGGTTCTGGACCTTGGCTGCGGCACTGGAAATATTACCAGGCGTCTTGCCGACTACGGGTATGACATGATTGGCATAGATATATCAGAAGAAATGCTGGGTATTGCCATTGAAAATAAATACGAAGAAGTCGGTGAAGTCCTTCCTGGCAGTAAAAGAGAAGATATCCTGTATCTTAACCAGGATATGAGAAGCTTTGAGCTTTATGGAACCATTGGAGCTGTTATCTGCAGCTGTGACAGCATGAATTATATTTTGAAGGAAGACGACTTAAAACAGATTTTTCGACTGGTAAACAACTATCTGGACCCCGGCGGTATATTCTTATTCGATATGAATACAGAGTATAAGTATAAAAATGTTCTGGGGGACAGTGTAATTGCAGAGAATAGAGAAGACTGTAGCTTTATCTGGGAAAATTATTATAATGAGACCGATAATTTAAACGAATATCAGGTAACAATATTCATAAAGTCAGAATCGGATGAGAATGAGAACGCCAGGCGAAAGGCTGAAGGAAATCTCTATGAGAAATTCAGTGAAACACATTACCAGAAAGCTTATTCCATAGAACGTATCAAAGAACTTCTTATAGAAGCCGGTATGGAGTTTATCGGTGTTTACGATGGCTATTCAGAAGCAGCGCCAGCTGAAAATACAGAAAGAGTCTGTTTTCTGGCAAGAGAGAAATACCAACAGGGAAAAGAATATAAAGCAGACTGA
- the hslO gene encoding Hsp33 family molecular chaperone HslO: MADYIIRATAADNQIRAFAATTRELVEHARSVHNTSPVATAALGRMLTAGAMMGSMMKGTDDLLTLQIKSDGPIGGITVTADASANVKGYVYHPEVMLPPSPAGKLDVGGAVNPGILSVIKDMGLKEPYVGQTQLVSGEIAEDLTYYFAASEQIPSSVALGVLMNKDNTVRKAGGFIIQLLPFAEEEVIQKLEEKLASLPSITSLLVEYETPERILEIILGDMGLSIMDKMDTKFECNCTKERVEKAIVSIGRTEIQEMIDEDKPIEVNCHFCSTHYHFNVEDLKDIITRSK; this comes from the coding sequence ATGGCAGATTATATAATAAGAGCTACAGCTGCAGACAATCAGATTCGTGCATTTGCAGCAACAACAAGAGAATTGGTAGAACATGCAAGAAGTGTTCATAATACAAGCCCGGTAGCTACAGCAGCCTTAGGAAGAATGCTGACAGCAGGTGCCATGATGGGTAGTATGATGAAAGGAACCGATGATTTGCTGACTCTTCAGATTAAAAGTGATGGACCAATTGGCGGTATTACGGTTACAGCAGATGCCTCTGCCAACGTGAAGGGATATGTCTATCATCCGGAGGTTATGCTGCCTCCAAGTCCTGCGGGGAAGCTGGATGTAGGAGGTGCCGTAAATCCCGGAATTTTAAGCGTAATTAAAGATATGGGATTAAAGGAACCCTATGTAGGCCAGACGCAGCTGGTATCAGGCGAGATCGCGGAGGATCTGACCTATTATTTTGCAGCATCGGAGCAGATTCCTTCTTCTGTAGCCTTGGGAGTACTGATGAATAAAGATAATACGGTCAGAAAAGCCGGCGGCTTTATTATACAGCTTCTGCCCTTTGCAGAGGAAGAGGTAATACAGAAGCTGGAGGAAAAGTTAGCAAGCCTTCCCTCTATTACTTCTTTATTAGTGGAATATGAAACACCGGAGAGAATTCTTGAAATTATTCTTGGTGATATGGGGCTTTCCATTATGGATAAGATGGATACAAAGTTCGAGTGTAACTGTACAAAGGAAAGAGTAGAGAAAGCAATTGTGAGTATTGGTAGAACAGAAATACAGGAAATGATCGATGAGGACAAACCCATTGAAGTAAATTGTCACTTCTGCAGCACTCATTATCACTTTAACGTAGAGGATTTGAAAGATATCATAACTAGAAGTAAATAA
- the purC gene encoding phosphoribosylaminoimidazolesuccinocarboxamide synthase: MEKLEMLYEGKAKKVFKTAQEDVYIVDYKDDATAFNGLKKGTIIGKGVINNRMSNHLFKLLEKEGVTTHFIEELSDRETAVKKVEIVPLEVIIRNVSAGSFAKKLGMEEGIKLLAPTLEFSYKNDDLGDPMINDYYAIALGLATREEIDKITEMTFKVNEVLSKYFAECGIELIDFKIEFGRHKGEVILADEISPDTCRLWDIKTREKLDKDRFRRDMGNVEDAYKEVLQRIGLA, from the coding sequence ATGGAAAAGTTAGAGATGCTTTATGAAGGTAAGGCTAAAAAAGTTTTTAAAACAGCACAGGAAGATGTTTATATTGTTGATTATAAAGACGATGCGACTGCATTTAATGGCTTAAAGAAAGGAACCATAATCGGAAAAGGTGTTATTAACAACCGGATGTCCAATCATCTGTTTAAATTACTGGAAAAAGAAGGCGTAACCACACACTTTATTGAAGAATTAAGTGACAGGGAAACTGCTGTTAAGAAAGTTGAAATTGTACCCTTAGAGGTAATTATACGTAATGTATCCGCCGGAAGCTTTGCCAAGAAATTAGGTATGGAAGAAGGTATTAAATTACTTGCTCCCACATTGGAATTCAGCTATAAGAATGATGACCTGGGAGATCCTATGATTAATGATTACTATGCAATTGCCTTAGGTCTTGCTACAAGAGAAGAAATCGATAAGATAACAGAAATGACTTTTAAGGTAAACGAAGTACTTAGCAAATATTTTGCGGAGTGTGGCATTGAATTAATAGATTTTAAGATAGAATTCGGAAGACATAAGGGAGAAGTTATCCTGGCAGATGAGATTTCACCGGACACCTGCAGACTATGGGATATCAAGACCCGCGAAAAATTAGATAAGGACCGTTTCAGAAGAGATATGGGTAACGTAGAAGATGCTTACAAGGAAGTATTACAGAGAATCGGTCTCGCTTAA
- a CDS encoding GH36-type glycosyl hydrolase domain-containing protein — protein MNYGYFDEEQKEYVITKPNTPAPWANYLGSPEYGAIISNNAGGYSFVKSGANGRILRYHFNSDDTPGRYLYIRDDESGDYWSASWQPVGKDLAVYKNECRHGTAYTRMTAEYAGITSEALYYVPLNKTYEVWRLKVKNDSDVVRKLSSFSYAEFTNDSNYEQDQINLQYTLFITRTYFKNNKIFQTINENELKNAEGSNGKERFFGCVGAEVTSYNGDKGAFIGNYHTYGNPVAVERGRCDNVLNYNSNGCGALHSAFTLNPGETKEIVYILGRYNDKESDKILKEYEDLSVTEKELKELKDYWHSKLNNFQVSTPSKEFNSMINTWNAYQCFITFIWSRAASFVYCGQRNGYGYRDTVQDIQGIIHLDPAMAKERIRFMLSAQVDNGGGLPLVKYDHNAGHEDTPDDYSYVQATGHPAYRADDALWLFPTILKYIGETGDTQFLKEVVPYANKDEDTVYGHLKRAILFSMERMGDHNMPAGLHADWNDCLRLGKKGESTFVALQLYYAMSIIKDFAKDQNDSDYIEYIDKVQAELGEIIQKLCWEEDRYIRGIKEDGQVIGSKKDKEASMWLNPQSWSVISGLASKEQAEAALESVHRELNTPYGARVMAPSFKDHAFPGALAILFNPSTKENGGIFSQPQGWIILAESLMGHGNRAFEYFKESSPASLNDQAEIRVLEPYVHGQFTEATESPFEGRSHVHWLTGTASTVMVGCVEGILGMRPDMYGLRVAPAIPSEWKEITINKSFRGKLLNIKVENPNGAEGGYKEIYLNGVKLSDNYIPENQMKEKNEVILVM, from the coding sequence ATGAATTACGGTTATTTCGATGAAGAACAGAAAGAATATGTAATTACAAAACCCAATACGCCTGCACCTTGGGCGAATTATCTTGGCTCTCCGGAATATGGAGCTATTATATCCAATAATGCGGGAGGATATAGTTTTGTAAAGAGTGGTGCTAATGGAAGAATTCTCAGATATCATTTTAACAGCGATGATACACCGGGCAGGTATCTTTATATCAGAGACGACGAATCCGGTGATTACTGGTCTGCATCCTGGCAGCCGGTGGGTAAGGACTTAGCGGTATATAAGAATGAATGCCGCCATGGTACGGCATACACCAGAATGACCGCAGAATATGCAGGTATAACCAGTGAAGCTCTTTATTATGTTCCTCTGAATAAGACCTATGAAGTATGGAGACTGAAAGTTAAGAATGATTCTGATGTGGTAAGAAAGCTGTCATCCTTCAGTTATGCAGAGTTTACCAATGATAGCAACTATGAGCAGGATCAGATTAATCTGCAGTATACCTTATTTATAACCAGAACATATTTTAAAAACAATAAAATATTCCAGACAATTAATGAGAATGAACTTAAAAATGCAGAAGGCAGCAACGGCAAAGAGCGTTTCTTTGGTTGTGTAGGTGCCGAGGTTACCTCCTACAATGGTGACAAAGGGGCATTTATAGGGAATTACCATACCTACGGCAATCCTGTGGCTGTAGAAAGGGGACGCTGCGATAATGTGTTAAACTACAACTCAAACGGCTGCGGTGCCCTTCATTCAGCCTTTACCTTAAATCCCGGTGAGACAAAAGAAATCGTATATATTCTTGGCAGATACAACGACAAAGAATCCGATAAGATCTTAAAGGAATATGAAGACCTTAGTGTAACCGAAAAAGAGCTTAAGGAATTAAAAGATTACTGGCACAGCAAGTTGAATAATTTTCAGGTAAGCACCCCCAGCAAAGAATTTAACAGTATGATCAATACCTGGAACGCTTATCAGTGCTTTATTACCTTCATCTGGTCCAGAGCAGCTTCTTTCGTCTACTGCGGACAGAGAAACGGTTATGGATACCGTGATACCGTACAGGATATCCAGGGAATTATCCATCTCGATCCTGCTATGGCAAAGGAAAGAATCCGCTTTATGCTCTCTGCTCAGGTAGATAACGGCGGTGGTCTGCCTTTGGTTAAATATGATCACAATGCCGGTCATGAGGATACGCCGGATGATTATTCCTATGTACAGGCTACGGGTCATCCGGCTTATCGTGCAGATGATGCCCTATGGTTATTTCCTACGATTTTAAAATACATTGGAGAGACTGGAGATACCCAGTTCCTGAAAGAAGTAGTTCCTTATGCCAACAAAGATGAGGATACTGTATACGGACATTTAAAACGTGCTATTTTGTTCTCTATGGAAAGAATGGGAGATCACAATATGCCTGCCGGTCTTCATGCTGACTGGAACGATTGCCTAAGACTTGGTAAGAAAGGTGAATCAACCTTTGTTGCCCTCCAGCTTTATTATGCCATGAGTATTATCAAAGATTTTGCGAAAGATCAGAATGACAGTGATTATATTGAATACATCGATAAGGTACAGGCAGAACTGGGAGAGATTATTCAAAAGCTTTGCTGGGAAGAGGATAGATATATTCGTGGAATCAAAGAAGACGGCCAGGTTATCGGCTCAAAGAAAGACAAAGAAGCAAGTATGTGGCTGAATCCCCAGTCCTGGTCAGTAATCAGCGGACTTGCAAGCAAGGAACAGGCAGAAGCAGCACTGGAATCTGTTCATAGAGAATTAAATACCCCTTATGGTGCAAGAGTAATGGCGCCTTCCTTTAAGGATCATGCCTTCCCCGGAGCCCTTGCCATTCTTTTTAACCCGTCCACAAAAGAAAATGGCGGTATCTTCTCTCAGCCACAGGGATGGATTATTCTTGCGGAAAGCTTGATGGGACACGGAAACAGAGCCTTCGAATACTTTAAAGAAAGCTCTCCCGCTTCCTTAAATGACCAGGCAGAAATCCGGGTATTGGAGCCTTACGTTCACGGACAGTTTACAGAAGCGACGGAAAGTCCCTTTGAAGGACGTTCACATGTACACTGGCTTACCGGAACCGCTTCCACGGTTATGGTTGGCTGTGTGGAAGGAATTCTAGGTATGAGACCGGATATGTATGGACTGAGAGTTGCACCTGCCATTCCTTCTGAGTGGAAAGAGATAACCATTAATAAATCTTTCAGAGGAAAGCTCTTAAATATCAAGGTAGAGAATCCAAACGGTGCAGAAGGCGGTTACAAGGAAATATATTTAAACGGAGTAAAGCTTTCTGATAACTATATTCCTGAGAACCAGATGAAGGAAAAGAATGAAGTAATTCTGGTAATGTAA